AACAAGTGGAAATGAACACGATCGCTTCGAGCTTTGGCGGTTTGACATCTTCAGCCCCAACTCACAGGTACATAACAATTACCAGCAGTTGCAAAAAATTCGTTTGGTCTATACTGACATAAAGCGGatccataacaatataatattacgcatCTTTGCCggctatatgtattatatattttcatatctttaagttataagtgtagataatgattataatttataatacattatgtttttatatttattgactccacatattttataataatatagatataagtaCGCGCATCTATTCgagatacttatttaatatattgtataagtatatattaacgCCTCttagatactttttttattctttcttCTAAGCCGCGAAATTGTAAACTTGATCAAGGACAGAGGTCTAATGTCAGATcgataaattatctataccacgaagaacattataataatacaatatatatatatatcaaaagtAACTCGTACATTATAGGATTATACTATtggtaaaagtaaaaatattttttttattttttgtaggtTTGTATTTCAACAGTTGGGAATGTTGGATAAATTGAACGTGGtaagcattattttattaaacttaaatgtaCTTAATTCTGCCCGTCACCTGCgtataatacgattatattGCGTTGTTCCTATGTGTAGtaatacttgtttttttattgatttattttcgatttttcagTTACCCGAAAATAATGCATTACAAGGTCTGACTTCAGCGATTATTAAAGCTTGGGAACTGTTCAACGAAAAAGAGTATGTGCATTGTTAGatataattaatctaaaaattaaaatacatttaaatcccGGGCAGAAACcggtttgattttttttacacatattatacactaattgaataatagcaggtgatgaataatgataataatataattattatacattttttaaaacgtttcaGTTCAGCTATcttgataattattgaaaatcaacCAATGAACATCTGCGACCAACGTTTTCACCAATTCGAAATAGCTCGTCAAAGACCAGAAGTTAAAGTCATCGTCAAAACGCTGACACAGATGTCTAATGAAGCAACATTATCTGATTCCAAAGGCCTATTTGTGTAAATCGATAAAAATGATACATGGACCTGTTAATAAATAGCGTCCAcaggttaatataatataataataaatattttatttttagccaAGGGAAAAAAGTCGCTGTTGTGTACTACCGGGCTGGTTATTCGCCTAATCATTATTTCGGCGAGGCCGAATGGTCCGCACGTTTGATGATTGAACGTTCAACAGCTATCAAATGCccaaatattcaatatcattTGGCGGGAACTAAAAAAGTACgttaataaaatgtgaattCCGAGGTTTGAAACGAGTTATGTATTGTCATCTTGTCTAGGTctatatttagaattatagaattatttaaataacaaacacCCACAAATTTGGTAGtttgcttttaattttatgtgattaaaataatgatagaaTTATGCGTCGAACGCCGCCATAAGTTATTGCTATTTTCTCacatattaaatgatattgaGTCATGTATCCTGTTTATTTCAGGTACAACAAGCTTTGGCGACTCCAGGAACGCTAGAACGTTTTTTTAAAGACCCTCAAAAAGTTGCCGAAATCCGAAAAGTGTTCACGGGATTGTATGCCCTTGACTTGGTAAGTGATAATTGTTGCCCATAAGACAGTTTTGGTTAGtggatgaattatttttataccatatttttagGATGAAAATGGAGATAAAGCCGTCAAAATGGCTTTAGATGCGCCGGATCGGTTCGTGTTGAAACCACAAAGAGAAGGCGGAGGCAATAATTTGTACGGAGAAGATATAAGaaaagtacctaatattactaatattatttaattaataaatacttaaatacttgcattatttatatattatacattttatagaaacTCATGAGCTGCATGAAAAGCAAAGAACGATCAGCTTGGATTCTGATGGACAAAATAAATCCTCctgttcaaaaaaattacctaattaGACCTAATCAGGATTTTGAGAAAAACTCTGCTTTGTGCGAAGTTGTATCTGAGATGGGTATCTTTGGTATCATATTATGGTGTGTAATTTTCTATgtcatataggtataatgtataaactagaatataatatgatatattcattatatgaaGGAAGAGGTACATTAGTTAAAAgtttaactgttttaaaattgttaataaaattaattataacatatattacagtattatatgataagtagatagtattaatttatttaaaaaaaaaattaacctatATTGGccttattaaatagatatccACTAATATACAaagattatagtttaaattaattttactattattgtaaagAAATAAGGTTTAAAAcagttatattcattaaaagttATGgacacttaaatttatttattataaacaaatcatagctaacacaatttacaaatttaatttaaatataggtataacacagtaaattctttattattaatacagctgataaaaattaaaatttttacaaagagtacaaataaaaatttaattattgtgttgaattttagtaataattgtaataattctgTACCTTTAGTTGGTAGTGGCAAGTTGGTACAATATGAGTTTTATCGAATTCCAAATATAAGGGAAACTAAGAAAAGGGGATTTTTAGCTAACATACTGTACTCTGGTTATGGTagtactttttttcttttgtttatttgaatCAAATGTTTTAGTGACGGTGATGAAATATTGATCAACAAACAAGTGGGACATATGATGCGCACAAAACTGACATCGTGCAACGAGGGTGGTGTTCACGCTGGTGATGGTGTTTTGGACAGCCCATTCCTCATCGATGATTAGAACTACccaaaaatatgaacaaataatgGGAAAAtggaacataaaaataaaaatgttattactgttatatttttaatattatatgttaattttgtgCA
This sequence is a window from Rhopalosiphum maidis isolate BTI-1 chromosome 1, ASM367621v3, whole genome shotgun sequence. Protein-coding genes within it:
- the LOC113555497 gene encoding glutathione synthetase-like isoform X2, with protein sequence MSENLNPCISLPINLDKNDFQDLVQKVKDWTIMHGGGMRSKTQFSYDSLTVVPFTLLPSVFPRSEFQKAVAIQPALNELTHRVSNDHEFLYSCLEKTIEVDEFTCNLFKLYETMRNEGFTQSRCLGLLRSDYLLDVCNSTSVKQVEMNTIASSFGGLTSSAPTHRFVFQQLGMLDKLNVLPENNALQGLTSAIIKAWELFNEKDSAILIIIENQPMNICDQRFHQFEIARQRPEVKVIVKTLTQMSNEATLSDSKGLFVQGKKVAVVYYRAGYSPNHYFGEAEWSARLMIERSTAIKCPNIQYHLAGTKKVQQALATPGTLERFFKDPQKVAEIRKVFTGLYALDLDENGDKAVKMALDAPDRFVLKPQREGGGNNLYGEDIRKKLMSCMKSKERSAWILMDKINPPVQKNYLIRPNQDFEKNSALCEVVSEMGIFGIILCDGDEILINKQVGHMMRTKLTSCNEGGVHAGDGVLDSPFLIDD
- the LOC113555497 gene encoding glutathione synthetase-like isoform X1; this translates as MSENLNPCISLPINLDKNDFQDLVQKVKDWTIMHGGGMRSKTQFSYDSLTVVPFTLLPSVFPRSEFQKAVAIQPALNELTHRVSNDHEFLYSCLEKTIEVDEFTCNLFKLYETMRNEGFTQRLSLGILRSDIMQEKEASDDRIKQVEMNTIASGFGWLGIVSGDIHRFVFQQLGMLDKLNVLPENNALQGLTSAIIKAWELFNEKDSAILIIIENQPMNICDQRFHQFEIARQRPEVKVIVKTLTQMSNEATLSDSKGLFVQGKKVAVVYYRAGYSPNHYFGEAEWSARLMIERSTAIKCPNIQYHLAGTKKVQQALATPGTLERFFKDPQKVAEIRKVFTGLYALDLDENGDKAVKMALDAPDRFVLKPQREGGGNNLYGEDIRKKLMSCMKSKERSAWILMDKINPPVQKNYLIRPNQDFEKNSALCEVVSEMGIFGIILCDGDEILINKQVGHMMRTKLTSCNEGGVHAGDGVLDSPFLIDD